A part of Rhopalosiphum maidis isolate BTI-1 chromosome 3, ASM367621v3, whole genome shotgun sequence genomic DNA contains:
- the LOC113560235 gene encoding THAP domain-containing protein 2-like has product MPYKCCADGCSSKDGVVGSTTKLFRFPIDELRRQKWVHSIQRDNFIPTKFSRLCSLHFNKSEFVEAPEKLILKNTAIPSNFDCSKKAIKCLSSNKFDHNYSSSVSSSSNIINIITTSPNLPIDSGVENAGCNYEVVDLTFIGPNSSQSPHTPTYTPTLKRKFKKKLFDTPKKANLKKRIKLLQQTVRRQNTKINSLEVFT; this is encoded by the exons ATGCCATATAAGTGCTGTGCTGATGGATGCAGTAGCAAGGACGGGGTTGTTGGTTcaactacaaaattatttag atttCCAATCGATGAGTTAAGGAGACAAAAATGGGTGCACTCTATCCAAAGAGATAACTTCATTCCAACAAAATTTTCACGCTTATGCAGTctccattttaataaaagtgaatttgTTGAAGCCCccgaaaaacttatattaaaaaatacagctATACCATCCAATTTCGATTGTTCCaaaaaagcaataaaatgtttaagcaGCAACAAATTTGATCACAATTATAGTTCTTcag TTTCTTcttcatcaaatataattaatataataactacttcTCCTAATTTACCTATTGATTCTGGTGTTGAAAATGCTGGGTGTAATTATGAAGTTGTCGATCTGACTTTTATTGGACCTA ATTCCAGCCAGTCACCTCATACCCCTACATATACACCAAcacttaaaagaaaatttaaaaaaaaattgtttgatacaCCAAAAAAAGCCAACCTCAAAAAGCGAATTAAACTTTTACAACAAACGGTTAGAAGGcagaacacaaaaataaattcacttgAGGTATTTACGTAA
- the LOC113560234 gene encoding uncharacterized protein LOC113560234 has translation MDTNPNSDTYLKNTRELDNLSTEFGKLSLAEAQQSINQLLDNIKMKSSDEIKLPTPRSSILRPMLKVYFAEKFENFHYIDKHLYYLNRNIYQSFLKHRVKVSPKTTNGLVIHLVAFQTFVNDHGKFLVGCKQWSTVVDYIFMAWKHVDNMPIDTSIMHVRARRDCFCLLLRYCIIALIKLKNTFSKEKKEHCLKYLKLLCDTSEDEIVKNIQEMFFKYIYSIDFLE, from the exons ATGGACACCAATCCCAATTCAGACACCTATTTGAAGAATACACGTGAACTAGATAATTTATCAACAGAATTTGGCAAATTATCATTGGCTGAAGCTCAACAAA gtattaaccaattattagacaatattaaaatgaagagttctgatgaaataaaattaccaaCACCACGTAGTTCTATTTTGCGTCCTATGCTTAAGGTTTATTTCGCGGAAAAATTTGAG aaTTTTCATTACATTGACAAACatctgtattatttaaaccGTAATATTTACCAGTCATTTTTAAAGCATAGAGTAAAAGTCTCTCCAAAGACCACAAACGGGTTGGTTATTCATTTAGTAGCCTTTCAg ACATTTGTCAATGATCATGGTAAGTTCTTGGTTGGTTGCAAACAATGGTCTACTGTTGTGGACTACATTTTTATGGCATGGAAACATGTGGACAATATGCCAATAGATACTAGCATTATGCATGTACGAGCACGCAgagattgtttttgtttattgttaagatattgtataatagcaCTCATTAAACTGAAAAACACATTTAGCAAAGAGAAAAAAgaacattgtttaaaata tttgaaatTACTATGTGACACCAGCGAAGATgaaattgtgaaaaatatacaagaaatgtttttcaaatatatttatagtattgattttctggaataa